The genomic region CGTTATAGGGATCCTGACGGCTGCCACGAAAATTCCAGCACTTGCGCCAGTCTGCCGGCTGAATAGAAAATCCCCAGTCGTCCTTCAGGTTGAAAGCGTTTCCATCGCCCCGACCTTCCATACCATGACACTCGACACACTTTTTCTCTACAACAAGTTCCGCCCCACGTTTAATGCTCTCTTCAGTTGCTTCTTTAGGCTGAAGTTGACCGAGGTTGAGCACTGTCTGAGTTTCCGTCTCTTTATCTGTAAATTGACGATCCTTCACGAGCTCGGTCGTCACAAAGGAGAGCACTTGCAGACGCTGCTCTTCCGTCAGAATACCTTCCCACGGAGGCATGGCTGAACCTGGCAATCCATGAGTCACTGTTTCAAAGAGGTCATTCTGACCATCGACAGGCTTTTTAGCATCAAACAGTGGGAGTTCTCCGCTTGCAGTATGTCGAATCTTGAATGTGCCTTGATTGAAGTTTCGTGGTCTAGGCCACAACCGATCAGCTCCTGGCCCATCGCCTGCTCCATCGACCCCATGACACCAGACACATTTGGTGAAATACACGCGCTTCCCTGCCTCGATCATTTCCGCAGATGGGGGTGGCGCTAGCTCTCCCTTCTTGAAGCCTTCCGGCATGTCTTCTGCCGAGGCAACCATACTTCCGAAGCCGGTGCCTAGAAGGACTCCGAAGGCAGCAGCCGTCAGGAACCCGGCCTTCTGAGTAGTACGCTCCATCATGTTTACCCTCTTTCCTAATGGATACAAATTTCGAAGTTGGCGATGACTGTTGTTACCGGTTAATCCCATGTACGGGGGTAATAACCAGTATGCCAGTACTCAAATAGGATCACTTTCCAGATCTCATCAACAGTCAAATGTTGTTCCCATGGTGGCATGACTGAGGCCCACGGGAAACCCTCGTTCGGTAACCCGATCCCCCCCTTCGCAACACGCCAGAAGATGAAGGTCTCCTGGAGCTGTGCGATCGTACCTGGATCTGTAAAATTCGCAGGAATTGGATTGAATGCGAAAGCGTGGAGACCGCGGCCATTCAAATTATCGCCATGGCAGAAATGGCAATTTTGGAAAAAGATTTCGCCTCCCTCTCGCACATATTTCAAGTATCCTTGACTATTCTCATCCCATGGATTGGCATTGGGCTTCATCAGACGCCCCATGCCCTGCTCAACGATATTCGAATTTGAATACTCCTGATCGTATTTGCCCTCTGGATTAACACGATAAGGATTTTGCGAAGTCTGTAGCGTGTAGGTCTTACCATGAACTTTCGTGCTTGCCGGTGGCGCCGGATGTACTGTCCGCAACTCGATCGGCTCTTCAGATTTCGGCATCATGGCGTTGAAGGAAAACCCACCGATGAGAATTGGGAGGAGCACAAGATAGGCATAACGCAAGAGCTTGTTCACACCCGTCTGCGCATCAAGCACATTCATGATAGGCTGTTTAAACTTCTTCCAGTCGTCCTCATTAGCGGATATCCACATAAACACAGCAACCAGCCCAACCGTTCCGTACATAGCTCGCACACTAAACGGAATGGGTGGATAGACCCGATACTTGAGGTACAGAAGGAAGAATACCCAAAAGCCAATACCTTGCCAGAACCGCGGAATCCCCATCCCCATGGCGTTCAGGATGTAGCTCAACCCAGCAAAGCCCATAACGTAACAGCTCACCTCGAACAACAACTGCATGGGCATGTAGCCTTCCACCAATCGGATGGTCGTGGATGGGACAATATCAAAGGTCATCCCACCAAGAAGGAGAAGCCCAGCAACTCCAATCAAGGCACCGAGTGACATCAATGCTTTCATCTGGAAACTCCCTTTACTCTCCGCAAAAGAAAACGCCTACAGCTATTAGATCTTTGGTGGCGGCGCTCCTACTTTCACTTGCGATAAATAGTCAACGATTTTTTTCAAAGCTCCCGCACTCAATTTCTGGCCAAAAACTTTCGGCATCGTGTTATCAGGGAATGGCTTCACCACGTACGCGCTAGGATCGACAATGGACTCCATGATGTAATCCGTTGCGGTCTTAGCAGTGCCCTTATAGTCAGGTTCTTTGATCCTCTGAGCTGCCGTTGTACCCTCTTCAAGCTTGGGTCCGACAGTTCCCACCGCTCCTGGGATTCCAGGGATCGTATGGCACGCCACACATTGTGCCTTTGCAAAAATTTGGTCGATCGGTTCGGAGCCATCCGCCATCAGGGAAGTTGCACCCGCAGGCTTGTCGTCTGCCTCCTTTGGCCTGTCAGCCTCAGGAACAAACTTTTCGTATGACTTCACAAGCTCATCAAACGACGGAGGCTCGATCCCTTCCCGAACATACATCCAGGTGTCGACCGCTGCGAGCTCTGGAAGACTAAGAGAAATTGGTGGCTTATGAATCGAGGGCATCGGGCTTTCTTTGTCATTGGTTCCCTTTACACCATAGCCTTCTACGACATAGCAGCTCGGACAAGCATGCGATTCAGCAATATACTCTTGGACGGTTTCAGCAGTTCCGGAACCAGGAAAAGCTTCTTTAACTGAATAGATACGCTTCGACGGATCACCTTTTGAATATTTTGGATCTTCTAACCGTTCCTTACGGGTCGGAAGTCCCAACAAGTTAGGGGCACGCTCTCCGAGCATTCCTGCATGAAATGCGTGGCAGAGTGGGCATTGCCCTTTTCCAATGGCCCCTTGCTCTTTATTCTTCCCAACACCGCCGAAAATAATCTCCTCACCCTTATCAGCCAGCTGCTGCGTGGACATCGTATCCCACGTCACCTTCTCCTCTACCGGAGGGAAACCACCCTCAACTTGGGGCAGCCAGTTCCCATAACCAGAAAGAAAGGCAGCGATGAAGAACATCATGCCACCGATTTTGAACAGAGCGCTGAGATTAGTGAAGTACAAGGCCATGACAAAGGTTGTCACGGTAATCATGACCAGAGAAACAGGGAGCAGTCGGCTTTCGCCATAAAAATTGGTACTATAGTTTGCGATGGCCATGAACAGGAGCAAACAAGAGACGAGTCCGATAAACGCCTTGAACACGGCTTTCTTTTTAGCGACAGGATCGCTGATGGACATCTGAAAATAAACCATTAACCCCGCGATGATGGCGAGTGCCATCCACCCCATAGATATTGCTTCAGTAATCAAGTTACCCAAGGTCCTGACCTCCTACAGCTACAGCGAAGAGCTGGAAGCCTCTTGCACTGTTAAGCCAACCATCAGTACGAGATATCCCCTAATGGCTAGTTGCCGGTTGCGGGACACTTCCAGGAATTCCCGCCTTAGACTCCACAGGAGCTTTTTTTGCCGTCAAGCTACCGAGCCAAAAGACAAACAGAATACTAATCCAGAAAAAGAGCACGTTAGCTGAAATCATATTGGCTGCGAAACCGACCGTGTGGGTATATGCCCATGGGGAATTGTCTCGCATAATTTCGTTCACGTGCCAGAAAAGCCGGACGGACGAGCGTATGTAGCCCATCAGCCCCATCATCCACGTGAACGCTGTCGCCAACATAATGAGGGCATACTGAGATCTTGCGGAGATCTTCCCCCATTCTATCGGCCCCATTTGCTTTGCCCCCCTCATCATCACACTATTGAGTGCGAACATGAAGAACAGGCAAGACAACGTGGTCGCAACTTGCGGAACCGACAATCCCACACGGACGTTTGCCGGAATGTAATACCCATAAATGGCAAGCCAAATAATATTAATGTACGCGCACGTAAAGAATACACCCATAAAGATGTTGCCGAATTTCGCCCATGAGACGGTGGATACCTTATTACCTCGCATATACCAGACGAAACTCAGCACGGTCGTCGTAATAATAACGTTGATGCCGCCGTTTTTGGCCGACATCACTCCATAGTTACCTAACACCGGATGCTGCTGACCGCCCATGGCCTTCAGCTCAGCAGGGGTCATGACCATCGTGTGAGGAGTAATGAACACCATGTAGCCGCACGCAAGCAAGAACACGAGGTATTTGATGTAGCGCTGATACTTTTCAGCCCCACGCATCCGCCCCATGGCCTGCCACAGATAATAGTTGGTACTGAGAAACAGGATACCGATCATGGTGGCCTGGATAATGAATAGCCAGGCAAGCAACCCTCCCATCAACGTAATACCCATCTGTTGCCGATAGGCATAGACCTCCCGCATCAGCCAATAACCAGCAAAAGGCAGAGGGATCAAAAAGGCAACGCCGAGGGCCATTGCGATATAGCCCATCCAGTCATAATGAGCTCGATCCTCATCGGTCTTGGACGCCAGGAACTTGTAGGCCGCATAAGCCGCCACCACACCACCACCAAAGGCCATATTGCCGAGGATTCGATGAAGGTTAAGTGGGTTCCATAAGGCCGTATGGATGACGTGCCAAATATTTCCAAGATACCGCCCTTGCTCATCAACACCAGCCGGCGACATCATGAAACCGATCCATGAGTTCGCCAAGAACATGAGGAGGGTACCGATCACATTCAGGACCACCGACATGCTCAGGTGAATCCACTTCAGGAACCCCTCCCTCATCTTGTCCCAGCCATAATAATAGATGTACAGAGTTCCGCTCTCAGCCACGAACATCAAGGCATAGATATGCATGACTGGTCGGAAAATTCCGGATAAGTATGAGAAAAACGCCGGATAGAGCGTCAGAAATGTAAAAATCAATATCCCGCCTAAGATAGCCGTCAAAGAATACGCTGTCAGACTGATCTTAATGAAGTCATAGGCCAGTTGATCATACCGCTTCGCAAGCGCCTTGTCTTTCGTCACAACCCCCATGAACTCGATGATCATGCAAAAGATCGGGACTGCCAGCACAAAGCTGCCATAATAAAGATGCTGCTGATTGGCAAACCAGATCAACACACGGCTCTCAAAGTTATACCGAGGATAATCCTTAGGCCCGTCCGTGGTCTTAGGAGCAGGAGCGCCAACTACAATACCTTCGGTCTTGTAATAAACATCGCGACCCTTTTCGACTTTGTCCCCTTCCTTCTTCGCCTCCTCGCCCGCGACAGGAGCTTCTTCACCGGTAGCCGGCGAAGGCAGAGCCACGACGATCGGAAGCAGAAGGAGGCCAACCATCATGCAGAGCGCCATGATCGAAAATATGCGCTTGCCGGCTAACAGGCCCATGGAATACCTCCTTAGATACACCGAATTAAATTTAAAAACTCTTCAGAAGCCCTGACCACACGGTTTTTATCTATTGACGGAACAGATACCAGTAGTCCAGCCCCTGCATATCCATCAAGTAATGATCGACAAGAGTAAAATACCCTACACAAATAATAAGAGAGACAATAACTGCAATGACAGGGTTATTCAGCGCGCTCATCTCACCTTTCTCCTCTCCTGCCAGCACTTAAGTTTACGAATAACATTGCGCGGCAGGTCTTCAACGAAGTTAGAGTATGCCCTTCAACTCAACAAGGGCACTGAATGCCGGCAAACCAGTAGAAGAACCATAGACCAACAGCACACGTGATATAGAAAATCATCTTACCAATTTTTACCTTGATCTCGCTGTCAGGGGTAGATGTTGCCATTTCAGTTTTCACTCCCGATCAATATATTTGGTAGGCAGTTCAGAATTATTACGTTTTCTTGACAGGCACCCAGGCCTAATGTTATCTGATTCCGTTGCTTGCGCACGAAAAAACAGGAGAAACTGTGACAAAAAACTCAAAAGTGTTCGACATTATAGTTTTGGCTGGTATGGTTGTCAACATCATTTTGGCCGTGTTTTTGATTCTCTACTACTTTGACTTTCTGTAATTTCTTCACGTGTTTTCCTCTCCGCCGCCGGGAGTTTTTCCTTTCGAACTCGCACATCGAAACCCGATGGTTTCATCTCTAAAATCAGGCATCATCTTACTTCGACTCGTGATCCGGATATCCAGCCCAGTCGTCGTATGGCCTCCACCCCTGAGCACACGATAGGTCCCATGCTCTGGACTCATCGGATTTCGTTCCGGCGATTCCTTGTAGTAGGTCTCGTTGTACCAATCATCCACCCATTCGATAACATTACCAGCCCCGTCCATAACTCCATACGGACTCGTATCCGTCACAAACGTCCCTACTCGCGCTGAGACCTCATGGCCATCTTGCACTCGAGCCCAATTGGCCCCATCTGGCTGCTCACGATTCCCCCATGGCCAAAGCCTGCCGTCAGCCCCTCGCATTGCCTTTTCCCACTCCGCCTCAGTCGGGAGCCGCTTTCCCCTCCAGCGGCAGTATTCCGACGCATCTTCCCACGAGACATAGACGACCGGTTGATTGACACCTCGCACCTTACTCCCACTCTTTGCATAGCGCGAAGGCAGCCCCGGCTTTCGATGACCTGTGGCCGTCACAAAT from Nitrospira sp. harbors:
- a CDS encoding cytochrome c; the encoded protein is MKALMSLGALIGVAGLLLLGGMTFDIVPSTTIRLVEGYMPMQLLFEVSCYVMGFAGLSYILNAMGMGIPRFWQGIGFWVFFLLYLKYRVYPPIPFSVRAMYGTVGLVAVFMWISANEDDWKKFKQPIMNVLDAQTGVNKLLRYAYLVLLPILIGGFSFNAMMPKSEEPIELRTVHPAPPASTKVHGKTYTLQTSQNPYRVNPEGKYDQEYSNSNIVEQGMGRLMKPNANPWDENSQGYLKYVREGGEIFFQNCHFCHGDNLNGRGLHAFAFNPIPANFTDPGTIAQLQETFIFWRVAKGGIGLPNEGFPWASVMPPWEQHLTVDEIWKVILFEYWHTGYYPRTWD
- a CDS encoding SUMF1/EgtB/PvdO family nonheme iron enzyme; the encoded protein is MLESKFKLVFLFVVLACAAMPIVAIMRGTTVTPYEESASESSGEVERGIDAASGEEPLQEEPIQEEMVVISAGPFIRGTNDGGFDEQPQRTIFLDAFSIDRYEVTNHQYQQFVTATGHRKPGLPSRYAKSGSKVRGVNQPVVYVSWEDASEYCRWRGKRLPTEAEWEKAMRGADGRLWPWGNREQPDGANWARVQDGHEVSARVGTFVTDTSPYGVMDGAGNVIEWVDDWYNETYYKESPERNPMSPEHGTYRVLRGGGHTTTGLDIRITSRSKMMPDFRDETIGFRCASSKGKTPGGGEENT
- a CDS encoding cytochrome ubiquinol oxidase subunit I, coding for MGLLAGKRIFSIMALCMMVGLLLLPIVVALPSPATGEEAPVAGEEAKKEGDKVEKGRDVYYKTEGIVVGAPAPKTTDGPKDYPRYNFESRVLIWFANQQHLYYGSFVLAVPIFCMIIEFMGVVTKDKALAKRYDQLAYDFIKISLTAYSLTAILGGILIFTFLTLYPAFFSYLSGIFRPVMHIYALMFVAESGTLYIYYYGWDKMREGFLKWIHLSMSVVLNVIGTLLMFLANSWIGFMMSPAGVDEQGRYLGNIWHVIHTALWNPLNLHRILGNMAFGGGVVAAYAAYKFLASKTDEDRAHYDWMGYIAMALGVAFLIPLPFAGYWLMREVYAYRQQMGITLMGGLLAWLFIIQATMIGILFLSTNYYLWQAMGRMRGAEKYQRYIKYLVFLLACGYMVFITPHTMVMTPAELKAMGGQQHPVLGNYGVMSAKNGGINVIITTTVLSFVWYMRGNKVSTVSWAKFGNIFMGVFFTCAYINIIWLAIYGYYIPANVRVGLSVPQVATTLSCLFFMFALNSVMMRGAKQMGPIEWGKISARSQYALIMLATAFTWMMGLMGYIRSSVRLFWHVNEIMRDNSPWAYTHTVGFAANMISANVLFFWISILFVFWLGSLTAKKAPVESKAGIPGSVPQPATSH
- a CDS encoding c-type cytochrome, which translates into the protein MGNLITEAISMGWMALAIIAGLMVYFQMSISDPVAKKKAVFKAFIGLVSCLLLFMAIANYSTNFYGESRLLPVSLVMITVTTFVMALYFTNLSALFKIGGMMFFIAAFLSGYGNWLPQVEGGFPPVEEKVTWDTMSTQQLADKGEEIIFGGVGKNKEQGAIGKGQCPLCHAFHAGMLGERAPNLLGLPTRKERLEDPKYSKGDPSKRIYSVKEAFPGSGTAETVQEYIAESHACPSCYVVEGYGVKGTNDKESPMPSIHKPPISLSLPELAAVDTWMYVREGIEPPSFDELVKSYEKFVPEADRPKEADDKPAGATSLMADGSEPIDQIFAKAQCVACHTIPGIPGAVGTVGPKLEEGTTAAQRIKEPDYKGTAKTATDYIMESIVDPSAYVVKPFPDNTMPKVFGQKLSAGALKKIVDYLSQVKVGAPPPKI